Proteins encoded within one genomic window of Sphingomonas sp. KRR8:
- the rpsT gene encoding 30S ribosomal protein S20, with translation MANTPQAKKRIRRNDRRATINHSRVSRIRTFIKAVESALTTGDQAAASAALKAAQPEIARGVARGVIHKNTAARKFSRLTKRVAALS, from the coding sequence ATGGCGAACACGCCGCAAGCCAAGAAGCGCATCCGTCGCAACGATCGCCGTGCGACGATCAACCACAGCCGCGTCAGCCGCATCCGGACCTTCATCAAGGCCGTCGAGTCGGCGCTGACCACCGGTGACCAGGCGGCAGCTTCCGCGGCACTCAAGGCGGCTCAGCCGGAGATCGCGCGCGGCGTTGCGCGCGGTGTTATCCACAAGAACACGGCAGCGCGGAAGTTCTCGCGCCTGACCAAGAGGGTTGCCGCGCTGAGCTAA